A genomic segment from Barrientosiimonas humi encodes:
- a CDS encoding threonine aldolase family protein, whose protein sequence is MTDSLNPLHDPTARGFASDNYAGIHPEVLAALVRANGGHQVAYGADVYTERLQERCREHFGERAQTFPVFNGTGANVVALQAVTDRWEAVVCTSTAHIHVDECAAPERMGGLKLLALDTPDGKLTPDQIDAVVLRHDDEHAAQAKVVSITQSTELGTCYTVEEIRALADRAHRDGLVLHVDGSRLANAAAHLGVGFREMVHDTGVDILSLGGTKSGAMVGEAVVVLNPDAVRGTKFLRKQSMQLASKMRFVSVQLEALLTDDLAIRNAAHANAMATRLADGVCDLPGLTLTRPVQANAVFPVLPHEVSRRLMQRFPFYFWDEVTGEVRWMCAFDTTEADVDAFVAAVREELG, encoded by the coding sequence GTGACCGACAGCCTGAACCCGTTGCACGACCCCACCGCCCGAGGATTCGCCAGCGACAACTACGCCGGGATCCACCCCGAGGTGCTGGCCGCCCTGGTGCGGGCCAACGGGGGGCACCAGGTGGCGTACGGCGCCGACGTCTACACCGAGCGGCTGCAGGAGCGCTGCCGCGAGCACTTCGGCGAGCGCGCGCAGACGTTCCCCGTGTTCAACGGGACGGGCGCGAACGTCGTTGCGCTGCAAGCGGTTACCGACCGCTGGGAGGCCGTCGTGTGCACCAGCACGGCGCACATCCACGTCGACGAGTGCGCCGCGCCCGAGCGGATGGGCGGGCTGAAGCTGCTCGCCCTCGACACCCCCGACGGCAAGCTCACGCCCGACCAGATCGACGCGGTCGTGCTCCGCCACGACGACGAGCACGCGGCCCAGGCCAAGGTCGTCTCGATCACCCAGTCGACCGAGCTCGGCACCTGTTACACCGTCGAGGAGATCCGGGCGCTGGCCGACCGCGCGCACCGCGACGGGCTCGTGCTGCACGTCGACGGGTCACGGCTGGCCAACGCCGCGGCGCACCTCGGCGTCGGCTTCCGGGAGATGGTGCACGACACCGGCGTCGACATCCTGTCGCTGGGCGGCACCAAGAGCGGGGCGATGGTCGGGGAGGCCGTGGTCGTGCTCAACCCCGACGCGGTGCGCGGGACGAAGTTCCTGCGCAAGCAGTCGATGCAGCTCGCCTCGAAGATGCGGTTCGTCTCGGTGCAGCTCGAGGCGCTGCTCACCGACGACCTCGCGATCCGCAACGCCGCCCACGCCAACGCCATGGCGACCCGCCTCGCCGACGGCGTGTGCGACCTGCCGGGCCTCACCCTCACCCGCCCGGTGCAGGCCAATGCGGTCTTCCCGGTGCTGCCGCACGAGGTGAGCCGACGGCTCATGCAGCGGTTCCCGTTCTACTTCTGGGACGAGGTGACCGGCGAGGTGCGGTGGATGTGCGCCTTCGACACCACCGAGGCTGACGTCGACGCCTTCGTCGCCGCGGTGCGCGAGGAGCTCGGCTAG
- a CDS encoding DUF6421 family protein, which produces MSVFPKILVDQAHSSAWSLSREVAARMNPANPADASLARAAEVLQGTGLQVVGHEQGELTADALEGADVLVVAHPAEARSERVVGDLPPVLTGAELDAVEQFVRSGGGLVVLGECDQDTYGNNVNELLARFGLGLRSTLVHESAEGGRRHQGNATWVLAEAGEGAGQGLLAGVDEVAFYRAGTIDTSEAPQALVLQRTSATADPARQPVAVALPVDAGRVVVLADSDLAGDDSIDELDNARFVSNVVTWASGGNRAATLTAVSGSGTVDLPEWQRLKAAVVELRATQSKDGSIDGEQHDLDRARELVDTMKREIAALAPRFPHDADYLAALPGDLDRWVGSGFAKPDFLDSLMAFRPDLSREDGIEHLVVFPMYTQNGNPDRVFEALLVSVQWPDWLAEVEQTYDNKMFLAVNFIDFTPGYDTNSAVLFPETVAVREVPKFSWGAIFCDREGARFRRVVSEASSLLGLQLPPDAERLVRSQDLAQSTFAMWDLIHDRTHSHGDLPFDPFMIKQRMPFWMYALEELRCDLNTFRQAVELEKQGQPYAKLVQYAILFDRLFRFPITGERVRNYDGLGGQLLFAYLHSQDALRWTDNQLSFDWRRVPEVVVALCDDVEKLYRSGIDRSRVGHWLASYEFVTTYVAPHPASTWAKGAAALPLDGPPKGLTDLVQPDEFPLNVFYEALRKKLGDTIASTSGITATSADTRVAA; this is translated from the coding sequence ATGAGCGTCTTCCCGAAGATCCTGGTCGACCAGGCCCACAGCAGTGCGTGGTCGCTGAGCCGTGAGGTGGCGGCGCGGATGAACCCCGCCAACCCGGCCGACGCGAGCCTGGCCCGCGCCGCCGAGGTGCTGCAGGGCACCGGTCTGCAGGTCGTGGGCCACGAGCAGGGGGAGCTCACCGCCGACGCGCTCGAGGGCGCCGACGTGCTGGTCGTCGCGCACCCGGCCGAGGCGCGCTCGGAGCGCGTCGTCGGCGACCTGCCTCCGGTGCTGACCGGCGCCGAGCTCGACGCGGTCGAGCAGTTCGTCCGGTCCGGCGGCGGCCTGGTGGTGCTCGGCGAGTGCGACCAGGACACCTACGGCAACAACGTCAACGAGCTCCTCGCGCGGTTCGGCCTGGGGCTGCGCAGCACCCTCGTGCACGAGTCGGCCGAGGGCGGCCGCCGGCACCAGGGCAACGCGACCTGGGTGCTGGCCGAGGCCGGCGAGGGGGCCGGTCAGGGTCTGCTGGCCGGCGTCGACGAGGTCGCGTTCTACCGCGCCGGCACCATCGACACCAGCGAGGCTCCGCAGGCTCTCGTGCTGCAGCGCACCAGCGCCACCGCCGACCCCGCGCGACAGCCGGTCGCCGTCGCGCTCCCGGTCGACGCCGGCCGCGTGGTCGTGCTCGCCGACTCCGACCTCGCGGGCGACGACTCGATCGACGAGCTCGACAACGCGCGCTTCGTCAGCAACGTGGTCACCTGGGCGAGCGGCGGCAACCGCGCCGCGACCCTCACCGCGGTGAGCGGTTCCGGCACCGTCGACCTGCCCGAGTGGCAGCGCCTCAAGGCCGCGGTCGTCGAGCTGCGCGCCACGCAGAGCAAGGACGGCTCGATCGACGGCGAGCAGCACGACCTCGACCGTGCCCGCGAGCTCGTCGACACCATGAAGCGCGAGATCGCTGCGCTGGCACCGCGATTCCCGCACGACGCCGACTACCTCGCGGCCCTCCCCGGCGACCTCGACCGCTGGGTCGGGTCCGGCTTCGCCAAGCCCGACTTCCTCGACTCGCTCATGGCGTTCCGCCCCGACCTCTCGCGCGAGGACGGCATCGAGCACCTGGTGGTCTTCCCGATGTACACCCAGAACGGCAACCCCGACCGGGTCTTCGAGGCACTGCTGGTGTCCGTGCAGTGGCCGGACTGGCTCGCCGAGGTGGAGCAGACGTACGACAACAAGATGTTCCTCGCGGTGAACTTCATCGACTTCACCCCCGGCTACGACACCAACTCGGCCGTGCTGTTCCCCGAAACCGTTGCGGTGCGGGAGGTTCCGAAGTTCAGCTGGGGCGCGATCTTCTGCGACCGGGAGGGCGCCCGCTTCCGCCGCGTCGTCTCCGAGGCCTCGTCGCTGCTCGGGCTGCAGCTGCCGCCCGACGCCGAGCGGCTCGTGCGCTCGCAGGACCTCGCGCAGTCGACCTTCGCGATGTGGGACCTGATCCACGACCGCACGCACAGCCACGGCGACCTGCCGTTCGACCCGTTCATGATCAAGCAGCGGATGCCGTTCTGGATGTACGCCCTCGAGGAGCTGCGCTGCGACCTGAACACCTTCCGGCAGGCCGTCGAGCTGGAGAAGCAGGGGCAGCCGTACGCCAAGCTCGTGCAGTACGCCATCCTCTTCGACCGGCTGTTCCGCTTCCCGATCACCGGTGAGCGGGTGCGCAACTACGACGGCCTCGGCGGGCAGCTGCTGTTCGCCTACCTGCACAGCCAGGACGCGCTGCGCTGGACCGACAACCAGCTGTCGTTCGACTGGCGACGGGTGCCCGAGGTCGTGGTCGCGCTGTGCGACGACGTCGAGAAGCTATACCGCTCCGGCATCGACCGGTCGCGCGTCGGGCACTGGCTGGCGTCGTACGAGTTCGTCACCACCTACGTCGCGCCGCACCCGGCCTCGACCTGGGCCAAGGGTGCTGCCGCGCTGCCGCTGGACGGCCCGCCCAAGGGCCTGACCGACCTGGTGCAGCCCGACGAGTTCCCGCTCAACGTCTTCTACGAGGCGCTGCGCAAGAAGCTCGGCGACACCATCGCCTCGACCTCGGGCATCACCGCCACCAGCGCGGACACCCGGGTGGCCGCGTGA
- a CDS encoding SDR family NAD(P)-dependent oxidoreductase has translation MSLRDAVVVVTGATGAAGPPVIERLVDAGATVVAVGRDRASLDALAGERVVPAVVDLLDAEATEAFGRQLLAEHGRVDGLVHLVGGWRGGKGIVEADLADYRWLHDNLVVTLQHATRALHDPIAASPIGRVVIVSTTALDRPTAGNAFYLTAKAGAEAWMQALAHSFRETEAAAVVLRIKALLTPQMREDKPEAKFTGYTPVALLADVVVDQFEEPAAQINGGTFSALPG, from the coding sequence GTGAGCCTGCGCGACGCCGTCGTCGTGGTCACCGGCGCGACCGGCGCGGCCGGTCCGCCGGTGATCGAGCGGCTGGTCGACGCCGGCGCCACGGTCGTCGCGGTCGGGCGCGACCGCGCGAGCCTCGACGCCCTCGCCGGTGAGCGGGTCGTACCGGCTGTGGTCGACCTGCTCGACGCCGAGGCGACCGAGGCGTTCGGTCGGCAGCTGCTGGCCGAGCACGGACGGGTCGACGGGCTGGTGCACCTGGTCGGCGGCTGGCGGGGCGGCAAGGGCATCGTCGAGGCCGACCTCGCCGACTACCGATGGCTGCACGACAACCTCGTCGTCACGCTGCAGCACGCCACGCGCGCGCTGCACGACCCGATCGCGGCGTCGCCGATCGGGCGGGTGGTCATCGTGTCGACCACGGCGCTCGACCGCCCGACCGCCGGGAACGCGTTCTACCTCACGGCCAAGGCGGGTGCCGAGGCCTGGATGCAGGCGCTGGCGCACTCCTTCCGCGAGACCGAGGCGGCCGCGGTGGTGCTGCGCATCAAGGCGCTGCTGACGCCGCAGATGCGCGAGGACAAGCCGGAGGCGAAGTTCACCGGCTACACGCCTGTCGCGCTGCTCGCCGACGTCGTGGTCGACCAGTTCGAGGAGCCGGCAGCGCAGATCAACGGCGGCACCTTCTCGGCCCTGCCCGGCTGA